The genomic stretch gtctgatttAGATATCGAAGATCAATTCaccaaaataagaaaaaaaaatgattggtACATAACCATGCAAATCCTTTGGGTTTTATTTGTCCTAATGTGTCATTTCTGAGATGACGCTGCCACATCTGCACAGCAGAGGTGAATGGAAATTTGGAAACGGATCAATCGTCTTTAAAAAGTGGAAAAATATaaacctaaccctaactctGTTATGCAGATTGGATCAACTTGTAATGTTATAGTATATATTGTGTCATTGTTTTATATATTGGTGTGTTGACTTTTAGCAATTTTGCAGCTGGTTAGAGTGgaggaatttaaaaaatgttacattttgttcTGTAGTTAaatttataaaaagaaatcatATTAGTTTAATTTATCATAGATTTTTTGTGTAAAATCAAAATATGAAGTATAAAATGGAATGAATATTTCCTTCGGAAAATGTAGTGGACTATAAAAGGTCAATACTTAATTACAAGCAATTATACCAGAAagaaatgcattttgttttattatcaaaACAGATGGTAATGTCAAACATTATCTTACGGCAGACTCCTCCGGGAGCAACCGTTGCTACCTGTGACCTCATCCTGATTGGTTTATCAGCAGTCACATGACGGCGACAAACCCGGAAGCGATAACCAGGGCTTGAAGGTAGGCTTGTAGCTCCCCGGTGTCTGCTTAGTGAAATGAAAACAACCAGAAGTGGAACTTGACATGCCATCTAGACAACAGTTTGAGGAAGAAAGACGTTAATTCGTGGCGGGAAACGCTGTCACGTTCTGTGGACTATGCACTTAAACAGCTTCACCTGTGTTTTCCTGCTGGGTCTGTGCTCCTGTGGACTCCTCCATCAGGTGTCTGCCTGCAAACATGAGCCAGAGACTCCCGACTGGAGGATGACCCTGAAAACTATCCGCAACGGAATACACAAGATTGACAAGTACCTGAACGCAGCACTGGATCTGTTCGGTGGAGATGACGGGCTGTGTCACTACAGGTGTAGTGACGGTGAGCCActgttctctcttttctcctttaCAGACATTTCCAAAGTCAACAACTGATTTTCTATGTAACTAATAACATGAATGGTGGCTGTGTTTCATTTCCAGCCGGGTTGCTTCAAGGACATGATTCATACATGtgctttttctcctctgctatatcaagtgaaaatgaaaaaccaGGAGACAAGCTGAATGAACGTAGAGTTTGAATGCAACACGTGGCAGCTTTACATTATCACTCCTTAGAGCTGAGTAGCACAGTCAGCTATTAAATCGTCTGTGCTGATGCGTTTATCTACTGACAGTGAGATAGCTGACTGTGCcagaacaaaacacatcatcacCTTTGCTCTTGTCTCACAGGTTACAAGCCGGTGCCTCGTCCCGGGTACAAGCAGCCACCACCTAACGGATGTGGGTCACCGGTGTTTGGATTTCAGGTAGTCTCACAGAGTTTTTTAGGGGGGGTCTTTCCATGTCTGACACAAGCAAAGTTGGTGTACACAGCAGCCCAAACTGACTTCTGCATTGAATTATTTTTTGCTATGTTGGCTTTTAAATACAAAAGATGTATGTACACACTGTACAACATACATACAATGGATCTTAGTCAAGCTGGCTGTCCATATGTTGGCTGACAAGTCACAAGAAAATTAGGGTAAAGGTGAAGGTAATAAAAACACTGTATATATTTGAGATAATTTACTAAAAGTGTCACCATTCCATCGGTTCTTCATACACAAGCCCAGTAgttgtaatatttacaaaaaacatgatatcattacaaaaaaaaatgatcaattaATGTAATTTTCATGCTCAGAACATATGATGATATCATCTGAATAATCCAGCAAAGTTGTTCGGTCATGTGTGCCTTTTGTTAATGAGTTTATCTGGTTGCATTTTAACTAATAAGTGATATGAAATAGAACAGGGAAAGCTCTATGTTTCATTTAGAGTATAAGTTTAAAACCTGGGCCTTCAGTCATCCTTGAAACCGTTATCCCATATTTTGCATAATAGAATATAACAATAATTTGTGTCTTCTACAGCCAGTATTATTCAAATTACATTCCAAGTGacactatttttctttttcactcagTTTGATATAGGAATCCCGTCCATGACCAAATGTTGTAACCAACACGACCGCTGCTATGACACCTGCGGCCGGGAGAAGCACGACTGTGACGACCAGTTTCAGGACTGCCTCGAGACCATCTGCAGGAATGTGCAAAAGACTCTGGGACTGGCTCAGAGTGTCCAGGGTAAGAGGCCGAGCCAATGTGTTCAGACCTGGTGCAGACTTAGGTTGGGTATGAGAATCAgtggtgatggtgctgatgaTTTGGCAACGAATTTAAGGGGATCTGCACAAAGAGTAGGCAAATTAATTTTCTACATTTATTCACTTGCATTCTTAGGATGTCTTTTGTTTGGACGATGGCGTTTAAAAGGTATTTTCAGTTCTTATTTGAAAAAATTAATGTAATTCAcagatatttctgtgtgtttgtggaatACTAAGACATTCCCCAAAAATTGGATCAAAGAAATGCTGATATCAATTATAGACACAGTTGAACtttaaaaagattatttttgtattacttTTGGGGCTCTGGAGTAAGTTCATGCTGACTCGCTGTCATGACTTGGACACTTGAATAGAGCAGATTCATGTTAATCTCATGAACACCTGTGTTTCTCCCACCACCACGTCTCACAATTTTGGCTGTGAAGAAAACCTAAACATTAGACTTTTTATACTGTGATGCTCTCAGTCAGCAGGGCCAGAAAAACAACTAGGTATTTAGCTGCTGCATATTCACATCAAGTGTTTCACAGCAGTGTGCAGTATACTCTAATCGAGGGGGCACTTCAACAGTGGTGGACGAGGGCACGCGTTCAGGACATCATTTAAGGAAGATGCTTGGAAGACATTtgtaatatttcacatttgacGTCTTGATGATCAGATCCAAGAGTTATAGAGCATGCAAGTGAATGAGTGTACAGACAGTTGAAAACACAGTttgtccagcagggggcaaGATAGAGCTAGTTTTTAAACACAGTCAATCTTGATACTGCTGTCTGTTATCAGGATCAGAGTGACCCTAATGgactttttaatctttaatagTGACTCATGAGCGCTACAACGCACTCATCCTGTATATGATTGATGAAATGACATCTGTATTGCTCTGAACtgactgaagttttttttttaaatgtcaatagTTCTGTATTTGTCCTGCCACTATGCTCTCTCAGCTGCTGTGATTGTGGCTCTTGTGTTGATGCACttcaaacaaaactaaattctAAGTTGTCAAATTAATAAAATTATTGATAATGACCTCTGTATTGAACAACAGCGTATGCTGTGTttaaaatatacacaaaaatgtTTCCGCTGCCACTTATAGTAACAGCGAGGCCCCTGTCGTGAATTTGCTCATGTTCTTCTTCctgttctttctcttcttcttggCAGCTTGTGAGTCAGCAGTGACTCTGCTGTTTGACGCCGTTATGCACCTGGGATGTAAGCCATACATGGACAGCCAGAGAGAGtcttgtgtgtgtcagtatgaAATGAAAAGGGAACTGTGAAACCGCCACAGGATTGAGGACTGCGGTACGGACTGATTCAAAACACTGATTGTGTACAAGCACAACAACACTGACAGAAGGATACCAGCAATAAACTCTCCTTCCAGACATACTTTATAGATTTCCTCAGGGATACAGCTTCTGCACTGACCCGTGTCCATCGCCTCCCTTTTATTGAAATGTTGACATCTATGAGACATGACAAATTTTTAGAGTggataaattaatttatttcctTTGCAGTTGATTATGTATATTTTGTTAACACTGTCTAATGTATTTATCCTGTGATGTCCTTTTGGAAGCTTAATTTTCCCTGTAATGAGCACCAAATTTACATAGGTCTTTTCAGGAAACGTTTGATAAATTATAAGGAATTGATTGACTGTAAAATCAACCATTACCGCCTCATCAGGAACATTTGATAAAGAAGTAAGTTAACAGTGTCTGTTTCTACAGCatctattttgtgtttttctgtttttaaaatgtttataataTTTCATGGAGggtaacaaaaaaattaaagaaacacaTAAAGCTTGTATCGACAATGTTATTGTGTCAGTTGTCATCAAAGATAAAACTGTGTCTTTTAAGCAGCATCCTTTAACAACAAGTCTCAGGGTGAAGCCAAGGGAACCCTAAAGGTCTTAGATTAGGCTCCTAATCATGTATTTGAGGTTGACGTTGTGAGAGACTGAAATCCAGTGTGGATTAGGATGTTTACCTCTCCTAATCTCATGCTCTGCCAACCTTAATCTCACTCTTATTGTTTAGGATTTATTAGATCCTTGGAATTGAATGTTTTGAGCCGCTATGGCCCAAGGGGAGAGGCGAGACTAAGAGTGGTTTATAGAACCAAAGAAATGGCCAGAAAAGA from Sparus aurata chromosome 1, fSpaAur1.1, whole genome shotgun sequence encodes the following:
- the pla2g12a gene encoding group XIIA secretory phospholipase A2: MHLNSFTCVFLLGLCSCGLLHQVSACKHEPETPDWRMTLKTIRNGIHKIDKYLNAALDLFGGDDGLCHYRCSDGYKPVPRPGYKQPPPNGCGSPVFGFQFDIGIPSMTKCCNQHDRCYDTCGREKHDCDDQFQDCLETICRNVQKTLGLAQSVQACESAVTLLFDAVMHLGCKPYMDSQRESCVCQYEMKREL